CTGCACTAAAATTCCACCAAATGAAACTCCTACTAAAATTGGATTCTCATGAATTACTTTATCAGCCATTCGTTTAGCATAATTTGACAGACTTTCATTTTCATTAGGTAAAAACCATTCTAATAAATGTATTTCAAATTGGTCTTCTGGCAATTTTATTCGCTCAAAAATATCAGGACTTGCTGCTAAACCTGGCATAAAATAAACCTGTGTTTTTTTCATTTTAAAAATTTTCATAAAAATAAAGATTTGTAATTCTATTTTAAGTTTCCAAATGATTAATTTTAGTTTTAACTTTATTTGTTTTGATTTACAACAAAATAGCCGTAACTTTGTGGTTCATTCTTATTGGAATTTTTTCAATTAAAATTCTTTTTTTAATCTGATGATGAATATGGAAGTACAACAAATGATGGAAATTCACGACAACGCTTTCGCAAGACAATTTGAAACTAATTTAAATGGAAATTTAATAACTGTAGAGTATTCATTTCAAGAGCGAAAAATCTTTTTAACCCGAATTAATTTGCCAGATGACTTTGATAACGAAGAATATGTAGATGAATTAATTAAAAACATTTTAGAAATTGCAGAGGAAAGAAAACTAAAAGTTGTTCCTATTTATCCAAGAATAACAAAGTTTTTTAGAAAATATAAAGCCTATAAAGATTTACTTCCGCCGGGAATAAGAATCTAATTAACATTAAAAAACCATTTCAAGATACGAAATGGTTTTTTTTATTCTTAGGATTGATTTACTTTTATCAAATGAATAGAGAAGAATTAATAGCAACAATCCTTTTGTTTTTTGAAGATGTAAATAAATATTATGGTTCCAAAACCGAAATTACCGAAGGAATTGTAACAGACATACATCATATTGACGCCAATTTAACTACTTGGAATTTATCTGAATTTACATTAGTTCGCTCTGCATATCGTCATACTGGAAATAAATTCATGCTTGAAGGCAAAGGTTTATACTATGAAATGGCTGCCGAAAAAATTATTAGTCTAAATCAATTGGGTAGAAATAATTTTGAATTTATTGAACAATACAGCGAAGGAGTTTATAGAATCACTAAATTGAAGTTTCAGTATAAATACTAACTACGCCTCAACATTCAAAAACTCCAAACGAACACTTCCATCTTCATCAATTCTGGTTAGATTAATTTCATGTAAAGTATTTGCCAATTCTGGATTCCAAGGTGTTTTTACTTTTACATAATTTTCAGTAAATCCATGAATGTATCCTTCTTTATTTTCGCTTTCAAACAAAACGGTTCTATTGGTTCCTATTTGACTTTCGTAAAATGCTCTGCGTTTTTTTACCGATAAACCTCTAAGCATTTTGCTGCGTTTGTTTCTCACATTCATCGGAACAACATCTGTCATCAATGCTGCTTCGGTATTATCTCTTTCAGAATACGTAAAAACATGTAAATAAGAAATATCTAATTCGTTTAAAAAATTATACGTTTCTAAGAAATGCTCATCGGTTTCACCAGGAAAACCAACAATCACATCAACTCCAATACAAGCATGAGGCATTACTTCACGAATTTTTGAAACTCTATCCACATACAATTCCTTCATATAACGACGTTTCATTTTTTTCAAAATATCGTTACTTCCCGATTGTAAAGGAATGTGAAAATGAGGCACAAAAGCTCTTGATTTAGATACTAGTTCTATGGTTTCATTTTTCAAAAGATTAGGTTCGATAGAAGAAATTCTTAAACGTTCAATTCCTTCTACTTTGTCTAATTCGGTTACTAAATCTAAGAAAGTATGTTCGTGTTTTTTATTTCCGAATTCGCCTTTTCCATAATCGCCAATATTAACTCCAGTCAAGACAATTTCTTTAATTCCTTTAACCGAAATCTCTTTGGCATTTTTTAAAACACCTTCCATCGTATCACTTCGAGAAATTCCTCGAGCCAATGGAATGGTACAATACGTACATTTATAATCACATCCATCTTGAACTTTCAAAAAAGCGCGTGTTCTATCGCCAAATGAGTAACTACCAACATAAAAATCGGCTTCTTCAATTTCACACGAATGCACTTCACCCATATCATTTTTGGACAAATCATTGATGTAATCTGTAATTTTGAATTTTTCGGTTGCACCAAGAACCAAATCAACACCATCAACTGCGGCTAATTCTTCTGGTTTTAATTGAGCATAACAACCAACAGCAGCAACAAAAGCTTTATCATTAACTTTCATTGCTTTTTTTACAATTTGTTTGAACTGTTTATCTGCATTTTCGGTTACTGAACATGTATTTATTACATAAATATCAGCTACTTCTTCAAAGTCGACTCTATCGAATCCTTCGTTTTGAAAATTTCTCGCAATAGTTGAAGTTTCAGAGAAATTTAATTTGCATCCTAAAGTGTAAAATGCTACCTTTTTTTTGTTTTCCATAAGCTTGCTCAATTGATGAAATCGTTGTCAAAAAATTGAGATTGCAAATTTACATACAATTAGTTAATAAAAAAAGCCACAATTACTTTTGCAATTATGGCTTAATAATTTTAGAAAATTATATTATTCTTTTCTCCATTTTTTTGTTTCTTCAAAGACATGTTCTAAAATTCGAGCATCTTGTTCAGTAAATTCAACATGACGACGTGACATTACTACTTTAGCCACTTCAAACGCTTTTTTGGTTAAATAAGTTGTAAAACCAGAACTTCCACCCCAAGAAAAACTTGGCACAAAGTTACGTGGAAATCCAGAACCGAAAATGTTTGCTGAAACACCAACAACAGTTCCGGTATTAAACATAGTATTGATTCCGCATTTTGAATGATCGCCCATCATTAAACCACAAAATTGCAAACCAGTTTTTGCAAAACCTTCTGTTTCATAACTCCAAAGGCGAACTTCTTCATAATTATTCTTTAAATTTGAATTATTAGAATCGGCACCAATATTACACCATTCGCCTAAAACAGCATTTCCTAAAAATCCATCATGACCTTTGTTAGAATATCCAAACATAACGGAATTATTTACTTCACCACCAACACGACAATGTGGACCAATGGTTGTAGCTCCATAAATTTTAGTTGCTAGCTTAACTTGTGCTTCTTCACACAATGCAAATGGACCGCGAATGACTGAACCTTCCATAATTTCTGCATTTTTTCCAATGTATATTGGTCCAGTTGAAGCATTTAAAGTCACAAACTCCATCTTTGCACCTTCTTCAATAAAAATATTTTCTGGCGCAATTACATTAACTGTTTTTGGTATTGGTTGTGACTTTCTATCTTCTGTTAATAATTCAAAATCTTCACGAATTGCAGCATCATTTTTCGCGAAAATATCCCAAGTATTTTGAACTGTTAGACATTCATCATCAAATTCAAGAATTTCATAGGAATCAAAATCAACTTCTTCTTGAGCATCATTTGTATAAAAAGCAATAACCTCATCACCTTTAAATATGGCTTGGTTCTTTTCTAAATTGATTACCATTTCAGATAAAACCTCATTAGGTAAAAAAGAAGCATTAATCATGATATTGTCTTCCATCTCAACCATTGGAAATTTTTCAGACAAATATTCTTCAGTCAATGTTGTTGTTGTATAACCCAAATATTTTTCCCATTTTTCTCGAATAGTTAAAATTCCAATTCGAATATCAGCAACAGGACGAGTAAAAGTAAAAGGAAGTAATGTATTGCGAACTGTCCCGTCAAAAAGTATATAGTTCATTTCGGTTTGAGTTATAAGTTTAGAGCCAAAGTTACGAAAGATTGTTGCATAAAAAAACCATTCAATAACTGAATGGTCTTTCTAAAATTTGAACACTGAAAACTCTTATTTAGCGTGTTTAGCGTATTTTGTTTTAAATTTATCAATACGTCCTGCAGTATCGATAAGTTTAGATTTACCTGTGTAAAAAGGATGAGATGTTCTTGAAATCTCCATTTTAAAAACTGGATATTCAACACCTTCGTGCATAATAGTTTCTTTAGTTTCTACTGTTGATTTTGTAATAAATACATCTTCGTTACTCATGTCTTTGAAAGCTACTAATCTGTAATTTTCTGGGTGAATTCCTTTTTTCATTTTGTAAATCTTTTTATTTTTTGAAGTAGTTTGTCTTGATGCTTTCTTATTGTGAAAGGTATCAACTCGCTACAGCTTTTGTTATTACTATTTTTAAATAAGTGTGCAAATTTACAACTATTTTTCAAATATCAAGTATAACTGTAACTTTTTTTAAATAAATGTTACTTAGTAATAGTAATAACGGAATTACTATATTTGTTAAAATTAATTAAAACCAATAAAATTATGAACGCTATCTTTAAAAAAAATGCAATTAATTTTGGATTAATTTCTGGATTAATTGGAATTACAGTAACTACTTTAATGTATTTAGTTGATTTAAAATTATTTGTCAACATGTGGATTGGATTTGGAATGCTTGCTGTATGGATTATAATTGGAGTATTATTACTTTCAAAATCTAAAAGAGAAAATCAAGGAAGTATGACTTTTAAAGAAGCTTTTACTACTTACTTTCTTTCTGCAGTAATTGGAATTTTAATATCTACAGCTTTTAACATATTTTTATTTAACTTTTTTGATACTGAAGCTAGAGAAGTTGTAACACAACATATGTTAGATATGCAAGTTGGTATGATGGAGAAATTCAACACGCCACAAGAGCAAATAAATGAAGCCATAACTAAAATTAAAGAAAGCTCACAATTTTCTGTAAAAGGTCAATTATTTGGAATTATGCAAGCAATGGTTGGGGCAATAATTTTTGGATTAATTTTGGCTGCATTTTTCAAATCAAAAAATAAAGAAGTTTATTAATGAATCTATCCATAGTTATTCCTCTATTAAACGAACAGGAATCATTACCCGAACTACATCAATGGATTGTCAAAGTAATGACAACTCACAATTATTCTTATGAAATTCTTTTCATAGATGATGGAAGCACTGATGATTCTTGGAACATAATTGATGGATTATCCAAAGAAAATCCAAATGTAAAGGGAATTCGTTTTTTAAGAAACTATGGAAAATCTCAAGCATTACATGCTGGTTTTGCCCGAGCAAATGGTGATGTAATCATTACTATGGATGCTGATTTACAAGATAGTCCAGATGAAATTCCAGATTTATATAATATGGTAATAAATCAAGATTATGATTTAGTTTCTGGTTGGAAAAAGAAACGATACGATTCTGTTGTATCAAAAAATTTACCTTCAAAATTATTCAATTGGGCAGCCAGAAAAACATCTGATGTTCAATTGAATGATTTTAATTGTGGCTTGAAAGCTTACAAAAACATAGTTATAAAAAACATAGAAGTATCTGGTGAAATGCACCGATACATTCCTGTTTTAGCAAAAAATGCTGGTTTTGGAAAAATTGGCGAAAAAGTTGTTCAGCACCAAGCAAGAAAATATGGTGAATCAAAATTTGGAATGAGCCGATTTATCAATGGATTTCTAGATTTAATAACCATTTGGTTTTTATCGCGTTATGGAAAAAGACCAATGCATCTTTTTGGCGCATTTGGAGTATTAATGTTTCTGATAGGTTTTATTTCTACAGCATTAATTATTATATTTAAGTTGGTAAAATTGTACTCGGGTTATCAAACAATATTAGTAACCAATAATCCATTATTCTATATTGCGTTAACGACCATGATTATTGGAACCCAATTGTTTTTAGCTGGATTTCTTGGAGAAATTATTCTAAGAACAAAAAGCAACGAAGAACGTTATAAAATTTCTAAAGAAGTTTAAAAATACATTTAAAAAATATAAAATGCATATCGAACAATCCATTTTAGACAAAGTCAACGAATGGCTAACACCAACTTTTGACAATAAAACACAAGAATCAATTAAAGAAATGATGACTTCTTCTCCAAAAGATTTGGAAGAGAGTTTCTATAAAAATCTTGAATTTGGAACTGGTGGAATGCGAGGAATTATGGGAGTTGGAACCAATCGTATTAATAAATATACTTTAGGGAAAAATACGCAAGGACTTTCAGATTATTTGAAAAAATCTTTTCCAAATGAAAATTTAAAAGTTGTTATTGCTTACGATTGTCGTCATAATAGTGATACTTTGGCAAAAGTGGTTGCCGATGTTTTTTCGGCAAACGGAATTAAAGTTTATCTTTTTTCTGAAATGCGTCCGACACCAGAATTGTCTTTTGCTTTAAAATATTTGAATTGTCATGCCGGAATTGTTTTAACCGCTTCTCATAATCCGCCAGAATACAACGGCTATAAAGTGTATTGGCAAGATGGCGGACAATTAGTTCCACCACAAGATGCTGAAATCATTCAAGTTATTGAAAATTTAAAATACAGCGAAATAAAATTCGATTCAGACGAGAACTTGATTGAATATATAGATTTAGCAGTTGACGAAGCTTTTGCAGTATCAACAGTTGAAAATGCAAGTTTCAACACTTCGGCTGAAGCTAGAAAAAATTTAAAAATCTGTTATACATCATTACATGGAACATCTATTAAAATGGTTCCAAAAGTTTTAGAAAAAGCAGGTTATTCAGATGTAAATATTGTTCCTGAACAAGCTATTCCAGATGGAAATTTTCCAACAGTTGTATCTCCAAATCCGGAAGAACCAGAAGCTTTAACGATGGCTTTGGCTTTAGCAGATAAAATTAATGCTGATATTGTTTTTGGAACTGATCCTGATAGCGACCGATTAGGTGTTGCTGTTAGAAACGATGAAGGAAAAATGATTTTACTTAATGGAAATCAAACCATGGTAGTAATGACACATTTTTTATTAGAACAATGGCAAAAATCTGGAAAAATTGATGGGAAACAGTTCATTGGTTCAACCATTGTTTCTACTCCTATGATGTTGGAATTAGCTTCGGCTTACGACGTAGAATGTAAAGTTGGATTAACTGGTTTTAAATGGATAGCTAAATTCATCAAAGATTTTCCTGAATTAAAATTTATTGGCGGTGGCGAAGAAAGTTTTGGATACATGGTTGGTGATGCTGTTCGAGATAAAGATGCTGTAGGCGCAATATTATTAATGTGTGAAATTGCAGCTCAAGCTAAAGAAAAAGGAAATTCAGTATATAATTATTTACAACAAATGTATGTTGATTTCGGATTCTATAAAGAACATCTAATTTCATTAACTAAAAAAGGAATCGAAGGCGCCAATTTAATCAAGCAAATGATGATTGATCTAAGAGAAAATCCTCTTTCAGAAATCAATGGTCAACGTGTGGTTTGTGTGGAAGATTATCAATCGTCAGAAGGAAAAGATTTCATGAATAACATTACTTTTGATTTGACTGTTCCAAAATCTGATGTGCTAATTTATTATTTAGAAGATGGAAGCAAAATTTGTGCTCGACCAAGCGGAACGGAACCTAAAATTAAGTTCTACTTTAGTATAAACACAGAAATTAATTCTGTTGAAGAAATAAAGTCAGCAGAAACTTTATTGAATTCAAAAATTGAAAATATAATAGCAGAAATGCAACTAAACTAATGGATGAAAATCTCAAAAAAATAATTCCTTTTGCCTTAAAGTTTAAAAGTCACATTATTTGGAATGTAATTTATAATGTGCTTTATGCATTATTTGCAACCTTATCATTTGTTGCTTTATTTCCTTTAATGGAAGTACTTTTCAAGATGAATGAAGCAGTTACAAAGCTTCCTGTTTATTCAGGAATTGATAAAATTGGCGAATATGGAAAACAATATTTACAATATTACATCACTAAACTTTCTAATGAAAACGGTCCGCAATATGCTTTGTTGCTTACTGTTGCATTAGTTATCAGCACATTTTTATTTAAAAATCTTTTCAATTATTTAGCCTCACAACATTTAATGAAAATTAAAAATGGTGTGCTAAAAGATTTGAGAGATAAAATGTTTGCAAAAATCATTGAATTACCTGTTTCTTATTATTCTGAAAAAAGAAAAGGTGACGTAATGGCAAGAATGCTTGGAGATGTAAATGAAGTAAAAAATTCTTTCTTTTTAATTTTAGAATTAATTGTAAAAGAACCACTTACTATAATTTTTGCTATCATAGCAATGTTAAAAATTAGTCTTGAGTTGACACTTTTTGTATTTATTTTTATACCTATTTCTGGATTTGTAATATCCAAAATAGGCAAAAGTTTAAAAGCAAAATCCACCAAAGCGCAACAAGAAAACGGTTATTTAATTTCTGTTGTAGAAGAAACTTTAAGTGGATTAAAAGTGGTGAAAAGCTATAATGCCGAAAACTATTTTAAATCTTTGTTCAACAATTCTATAACACGATTATTAAAACTTGACAACAGCATTGGTAAAAAAAATAATTTAGCTTCGCCAATGAGTGAATTCATGGGAATTGTTGTTATTGCAATCCTACTTTGGTATGGTGGAAATTTAGTTTTAGTTGATAAAACATTAAACGGAGCATTATTTATTGTTTATTTAGGCTTAGCATACAACATATTAACTCCAGCAAAAGCAATTTCAAAAGCATCATATCAAGTTAAAAATGGTTTGGCAGCTGCCGAACGTGTTTTTGAAGTTTTGGAAGTCGAAAATGTTATTACTGACAATCCTAATGCATTAAAAAAAGAATCATTCACAGATAAAATTGTTTTAGAAAACATAAACTTCCGATATGAAGATGAAAATGTTTTGAAGAATTTTTCATTAGAAGTTCCAAAAGGTAAAACGGTTGCTTTGGTAGGTCAATCTGGTTCAGGAAAAAGTACAATTGCAAATCTATTGACGCGTTTTTATGATGTTAATGAAGGTAAAATTTCTATTGATGGAATTGACATTAAAGAGATTGAAATGAAGTCATTACGCGATTTGATGGGATTAGTTACTCAGGATTCTATTCTTTTTAACGATACTATCAAAGCAAATATTTCATTAG
The window above is part of the Flavobacterium sp. PMTSA4 genome. Proteins encoded here:
- a CDS encoding GNAT family N-acetyltransferase, yielding MEVQQMMEIHDNAFARQFETNLNGNLITVEYSFQERKIFLTRINLPDDFDNEEYVDELIKNILEIAEERKLKVVPIYPRITKFFRKYKAYKDLLPPGIRI
- the mtaB gene encoding tRNA (N(6)-L-threonylcarbamoyladenosine(37)-C(2))-methylthiotransferase MtaB translates to MENKKKVAFYTLGCKLNFSETSTIARNFQNEGFDRVDFEEVADIYVINTCSVTENADKQFKQIVKKAMKVNDKAFVAAVGCYAQLKPEELAAVDGVDLVLGATEKFKITDYINDLSKNDMGEVHSCEIEEADFYVGSYSFGDRTRAFLKVQDGCDYKCTYCTIPLARGISRSDTMEGVLKNAKEISVKGIKEIVLTGVNIGDYGKGEFGNKKHEHTFLDLVTELDKVEGIERLRISSIEPNLLKNETIELVSKSRAFVPHFHIPLQSGSNDILKKMKRRYMKELYVDRVSKIREVMPHACIGVDVIVGFPGETDEHFLETYNFLNELDISYLHVFTYSERDNTEAALMTDVVPMNVRNKRSKMLRGLSVKKRRAFYESQIGTNRTVLFESENKEGYIHGFTENYVKVKTPWNPELANTLHEINLTRIDEDGSVRLEFLNVEA
- a CDS encoding GlmU family protein, yielding MNYILFDGTVRNTLLPFTFTRPVADIRIGILTIREKWEKYLGYTTTTLTEEYLSEKFPMVEMEDNIMINASFLPNEVLSEMVINLEKNQAIFKGDEVIAFYTNDAQEEVDFDSYEILEFDDECLTVQNTWDIFAKNDAAIREDFELLTEDRKSQPIPKTVNVIAPENIFIEEGAKMEFVTLNASTGPIYIGKNAEIMEGSVIRGPFALCEEAQVKLATKIYGATTIGPHCRVGGEVNNSVMFGYSNKGHDGFLGNAVLGEWCNIGADSNNSNLKNNYEEVRLWSYETEGFAKTGLQFCGLMMGDHSKCGINTMFNTGTVVGVSANIFGSGFPRNFVPSFSWGGSSGFTTYLTKKAFEVAKVVMSRRHVEFTEQDARILEHVFEETKKWRKE
- a CDS encoding type B 50S ribosomal protein L31 gives rise to the protein MKKGIHPENYRLVAFKDMSNEDVFITKSTVETKETIMHEGVEYPVFKMEISRTSHPFYTGKSKLIDTAGRIDKFKTKYAKHAK
- a CDS encoding DUF4199 domain-containing protein — encoded protein: MNAIFKKNAINFGLISGLIGITVTTLMYLVDLKLFVNMWIGFGMLAVWIIIGVLLLSKSKRENQGSMTFKEAFTTYFLSAVIGILISTAFNIFLFNFFDTEAREVVTQHMLDMQVGMMEKFNTPQEQINEAITKIKESSQFSVKGQLFGIMQAMVGAIIFGLILAAFFKSKNKEVY
- a CDS encoding glycosyltransferase family 2 protein translates to MNLSIVIPLLNEQESLPELHQWIVKVMTTHNYSYEILFIDDGSTDDSWNIIDGLSKENPNVKGIRFLRNYGKSQALHAGFARANGDVIITMDADLQDSPDEIPDLYNMVINQDYDLVSGWKKKRYDSVVSKNLPSKLFNWAARKTSDVQLNDFNCGLKAYKNIVIKNIEVSGEMHRYIPVLAKNAGFGKIGEKVVQHQARKYGESKFGMSRFINGFLDLITIWFLSRYGKRPMHLFGAFGVLMFLIGFISTALIIIFKLVKLYSGYQTILVTNNPLFYIALTTMIIGTQLFLAGFLGEIILRTKSNEERYKISKEV
- a CDS encoding phospho-sugar mutase, producing MHIEQSILDKVNEWLTPTFDNKTQESIKEMMTSSPKDLEESFYKNLEFGTGGMRGIMGVGTNRINKYTLGKNTQGLSDYLKKSFPNENLKVVIAYDCRHNSDTLAKVVADVFSANGIKVYLFSEMRPTPELSFALKYLNCHAGIVLTASHNPPEYNGYKVYWQDGGQLVPPQDAEIIQVIENLKYSEIKFDSDENLIEYIDLAVDEAFAVSTVENASFNTSAEARKNLKICYTSLHGTSIKMVPKVLEKAGYSDVNIVPEQAIPDGNFPTVVSPNPEEPEALTMALALADKINADIVFGTDPDSDRLGVAVRNDEGKMILLNGNQTMVVMTHFLLEQWQKSGKIDGKQFIGSTIVSTPMMLELASAYDVECKVGLTGFKWIAKFIKDFPELKFIGGGEESFGYMVGDAVRDKDAVGAILLMCEIAAQAKEKGNSVYNYLQQMYVDFGFYKEHLISLTKKGIEGANLIKQMMIDLRENPLSEINGQRVVCVEDYQSSEGKDFMNNITFDLTVPKSDVLIYYLEDGSKICARPSGTEPKIKFYFSINTEINSVEEIKSAETLLNSKIENIIAEMQLN
- a CDS encoding ABC transporter ATP-binding protein, whose protein sequence is MDENLKKIIPFALKFKSHIIWNVIYNVLYALFATLSFVALFPLMEVLFKMNEAVTKLPVYSGIDKIGEYGKQYLQYYITKLSNENGPQYALLLTVALVISTFLFKNLFNYLASQHLMKIKNGVLKDLRDKMFAKIIELPVSYYSEKRKGDVMARMLGDVNEVKNSFFLILELIVKEPLTIIFAIIAMLKISLELTLFVFIFIPISGFVISKIGKSLKAKSTKAQQENGYLISVVEETLSGLKVVKSYNAENYFKSLFNNSITRLLKLDNSIGKKNNLASPMSEFMGIVVIAILLWYGGNLVLVDKTLNGALFIVYLGLAYNILTPAKAISKASYQVKNGLAAAERVFEVLEVENVITDNPNALKKESFTDKIVLENINFRYEDENVLKNFSLEVPKGKTVALVGQSGSGKSTIANLLTRFYDVNEGKISIDGIDIKEIEMKSLRDLMGLVTQDSILFNDTIKANISLGKPDATDEEIINALKIANAYEFVKDLPEGINTNVGDSGNKLSGGQKQRLSIARAVLKNPPIMILDEATSALDTESERLVQIALENMMQNRTSVVIAHRLSTIQKADVIVVMQKGEIVEQGSHEELLAKNGMYSKLVSMQSFD